From one Ignavibacteria bacterium genomic stretch:
- the aroC gene encoding chorismate synthase produces the protein MAGNIFGNLFRVITFGESHGPVVGVVIDGIQPNLLIDVSEIQKDLDKRKPGQSKVTSRRKESDKVQVVSGIFEGKTTGTPLCMLIRNEDTRAKDYSDLKEVFRPGHAGYTFLKKYGIYDYQGGGRASGRETVSRVAAGAIAKQLLNSRGIKIVAYTKKISSVEINDFVEEEINKNIVRSPDKLAAEKMIELIDEARKDGDSLGGIVEIRVSGLKAGFGEPVFDKIDADLSNALMSIGAVKGFEVGSGFKSAEMRGSECNDQFMFNPETKEIETITNNSGGILGGITSGSELNFRIAVKPTSSISKKQRSVTTSGEEVEIQIGGRHDPCICPRIVPVAEAMTALVLIDHILMQERIVTGRENLDEKRNELDLIDRQILLLIHAREDLVREVAKVKNINGFDIEDEGREKRVYKNWISAAQELSLDKELIEKIMKLILERSKFIQTKG, from the coding sequence ATGGCTGGTAACATTTTCGGAAATTTATTTAGAGTAATCACATTTGGAGAAAGTCATGGACCAGTAGTTGGAGTAGTAATTGATGGAATTCAACCAAACTTACTTATTGATGTTTCTGAAATCCAAAAAGATTTAGATAAACGAAAACCTGGACAGAGTAAAGTAACTTCTCGAAGAAAAGAATCTGATAAAGTACAGGTTGTCTCAGGAATATTTGAAGGAAAGACAACAGGCACACCGCTATGTATGTTAATCAGAAATGAAGACACAAGAGCTAAGGATTATTCTGATTTGAAAGAAGTTTTTCGCCCTGGGCATGCAGGTTATACTTTTCTAAAAAAATATGGAATATATGATTACCAAGGAGGTGGGAGAGCATCTGGAAGAGAAACTGTTTCGAGAGTTGCAGCCGGTGCTATAGCAAAACAACTCTTAAATTCTCGAGGAATTAAAATCGTGGCTTATACAAAAAAAATTTCTTCGGTCGAAATTAATGATTTTGTTGAAGAAGAAATTAATAAAAACATTGTACGTTCTCCGGATAAACTTGCAGCAGAAAAAATGATCGAACTAATTGATGAGGCACGGAAGGATGGGGACTCGCTCGGCGGAATCGTTGAGATTCGTGTTTCTGGTCTTAAAGCTGGATTTGGCGAGCCTGTATTCGATAAAATAGACGCTGACCTATCGAATGCATTGATGTCCATTGGCGCTGTAAAAGGTTTTGAAGTCGGCAGTGGTTTCAAATCAGCTGAAATGCGCGGGAGTGAATGTAATGACCAATTCATGTTCAATCCTGAAACAAAAGAAATTGAGACAATCACTAATAACAGCGGCGGGATTCTCGGCGGAATTACCAGCGGATCAGAATTAAATTTTCGGATTGCGGTCAAGCCGACTTCTTCAATTTCAAAAAAACAAAGAAGTGTAACTACATCTGGAGAAGAAGTAGAGATCCAAATTGGCGGTAGACACGATCCGTGCATTTGTCCAAGAATTGTTCCCGTAGCCGAAGCGATGACAGCTCTTGTGCTAATCGATCACATTTTAATGCAAGAAAGGATTGTTACTGGCAGAGAAAATTTGGATGAAAAACGAAATGAACTAGACTTAATCGACCGACAAATTCTTCTGTTAATTCACGCAAGAGAAGACCTCGTTAGAGAGGTAGCAAAGGTCAAAAATATAAATGGTTTTGACATTGAAGATGAGGGTAGAGAAAAGAGAGTTTATAAAAACTGGATTTCGGCTGCGCAGGAACTAAGTTTGGATAAAGAACTTATCGAAAAGATAATGAAACTTATTCTTGAACGTTCAAAGTTTATTCAAACCAAAGGATAA